The following DNA comes from Halorhabdus tiamatea SARL4B.
AGCGACGGCCACGTCGTGATCACGTGTGACTGTGGGTCTCATGCTCGGTATCCCTACGACGACCAGTAGCGGTCGACGTACTCGCCAGCCTATCGGTGCCTTCCGGTCGGTACCACTCGCCGCCTCAGTGCCGAAGCTTCAAACGGAGTGGGGACCAACGAAGGGGTATGAGCGAGGTTACACCGGACAATGCGATGCACGACTTGGACGTGACAGTCTGGGTCGGCAAGAACGGTCTCGAGGCCGTCGTCGACGAGCTGAACGATCAATTACACGAGCGGGGGCTCGTGAAGGTCAAGTTCCTCCGTGCGGCCCGTTCGGAGGGCGAACCCGCCGCACTCGCCGAGGAGCTTGCTGACCGAACGAACGCATCGGTCGTCGATACACGCGGTCATACGACAGTGCTGAAACGATGAGTGAAATCGCATTCACTCCGATGGCTGGCTTCGTCAGTGACCTGCTCGCCGAACAGAGCGTCCCCTATGCCGAACCCATCGGTTCGGCACTCACTTTCGTCATCGTGCTCGCTACGGTGTATCTCCTCGGTCGGGCGACGATTCAGCCACTCGTCCGCCGTGGGCTCCGGGCTCGCGGCGTCGACAAGCACGCGTCGGTACCCCTGCTGAAACTGACGCGTGGTATACTCGTTTTCGTCGCCGTCGCCGTCGCCTTTCAGATGGCCGGGTTCGGCAATTTCCTCACGTCACTGGCGACGATCGCCGCCGCTGCCACACTCGCGATCGGGTTCGCCATGCAGGACGTCATCGCGAACTTCGTCGCCGGCGTGTTCATCTTCACCGACAAACCCTTCCGGATCGGTGACTGGATCGAGTGGGACGGCCATAGCGGCGTCGTCGAGGACATCAGTCTCCGGGTGACGC
Coding sequences within:
- a CDS encoding YhbY family RNA-binding protein, with amino-acid sequence MSEVTPDNAMHDLDVTVWVGKNGLEAVVDELNDQLHERGLVKVKFLRAARSEGEPAALAEELADRTNASVVDTRGHTTVLKR
- a CDS encoding mechanosensitive ion channel family protein; this translates as MSEIAFTPMAGFVSDLLAEQSVPYAEPIGSALTFVIVLATVYLLGRATIQPLVRRGLRARGVDKHASVPLLKLTRGILVFVAVAVAFQMAGFGNFLTSLATIAAAATLAIGFAMQDVIANFVAGVFIFTDKPFRIGDWIEWDGHSGVVEDISLRVTRIRTFDNELLTVPNSNLTSGVIKNPVAKEQLRMKFTFGIGYDDDVDEATEIILEEATAHDEILDDPEPSVRLVELGDSSVGLQSRIWIDNPSRADFVKTRAEYVQAVKERFDEADINIPYPNRTIGGELAVEGGGLAESAER